The following coding sequences lie in one Apium graveolens cultivar Ventura chromosome 1, ASM990537v1, whole genome shotgun sequence genomic window:
- the LOC141706756 gene encoding uncharacterized protein LOC141706756, which produces MTRKYEDVVVAIEKSIGLNTFSLEELLGSLESHKTGIKQFDSSPSEQAFQVQNTNHGGFREKAGIGSFRDRGRGRGIVQSEYSRSYKRERGRARGGFTARARKKYESMLLVSNVQEELFDDVWYIDSGCSNHMTGNKNYFINFDECVQREVKTGNNKTFFVKECGDGPIKIMQGTNYIYMQGTNYIYSVYYVADLKHNLLSIGQLLRKGHHVNFKDDFCEITDKNGLLFYKSQDDIN; this is translated from the exons ATGACTCGAAAATATGAGGATGTTGTTGTGGCTATTGAAAAATCAATAGGTTTGAATACTTTCTCTCTTGAAGAATTGTTAGGCTCACTAGAATCTCACAAAACCGGCATCAAGCAATTCGACTCCTCTCCTTCCGAGCAAGCTTTTCAAGTTCAAAACACTAATCATGGTGGTTTTAGAGAAAAAGCTGGAATAGGATCATTTCGTGATCGAGGACGAGGTCGAGGAATTGTGCAAAGTGAATATTCTAGATCATATAAAAGAGAAAGAGGAAGAGCTCGTGGGGGTTTCACTGCAAGAGCAAGA AAGAAATATGAAAGCATGCTTCTTGTTAGCAATGTTCAAGAAGAATTATTTGATGATGTTTGGTATATCGATAGTGGTTGTAGCAACCACATGACCggaaataaaaattattttataaattttgatGAATGTGTCCAACGAGAAGTCAAGACGGGTAATAACAAAACGTTCTTTGTCAAAGAGTGTGGAGATGGTCCAATCAAAATAATGCAAGGTACAAATTATATCTATATGCAAGGTACAAATTACATCTATAGTGTTTATTATGTTGCCGATTTGAAGCATAATCTTTTAAGTATTGGACAACTTTTAAGAAAAGGACATCATGTGAATTTTAAAGATGATTTTTGTGAGATAACAGATAAAAATGGTCTCCTTTTTTACAAGAGTCAAGATGACATCAACTAA
- the LOC141706748 gene encoding GDSL esterase/lipase At5g03980-like: MVGEIGRNDYSFAFQQGKTFEEAKTLVPEVIDIIKNAVKLKSFYMFRRVVNLGATQVIVPGVFPLGCFPSYLKDFKSNDESAYDEHYCLKEFNDFIAFHNKYLQQTIITLQEEYPRTTIVYADYYDAFKWLLYNAWQLGFDATSTLEGCCGNSGPSRTSASSVDGCGCSNIPQQGFAEQI; this comes from the exons ATGGTTGGAGAAATTGGTAGAAATGATTACAGTTTTGCATTCCAACAAGGTAAAACTTTTGAAGAGGCAAAAACTCTGGTGCCTGAAGTTATTGATATCATCAAGAATGCTGTAAAA CTAAAGAGTTTTTATATGTTTCGGAGAGTCGTTAATTTAGGGGCCACACAAGTAATTGTTCCGGGAGTTTTTCCATTGGGCTGTTTCCCATCGTACCTGAAAGATTTCAAAAGTAATGACGAATCAGCCTACGATGAACATTACTGTCTAAAAGAGTTCAATGATTTTATAGCATTTCACAACAAGTATCTACAACAAACTATAATCACATTGCAAGAAGAATACCCCCGCACTACAATTGTGTATGCGGATTACTACGATGCCTTCAAATGGCTTCTTTATAATGCTTGGCAGCTAG GATTTGATGCAACATCTACATTAGAAGGTTGTTGTGGAAACTCTGGTCCTTCCAGAACTTCTGCTTCCTCCGTTGATGGTTGTGGATGCTCGAATATTCCG CAACAGGGGTTTGCTGAGCAAATTTAA